In the genome of Vicia villosa cultivar HV-30 ecotype Madison, WI linkage group LG7, Vvil1.0, whole genome shotgun sequence, one region contains:
- the LOC131618599 gene encoding uncharacterized protein LOC131618599, whose translation MATTSTTIQCLLSIIFLTLVIKGSSIGCSLNNITIGTTRSGREINNTPEWNVVVTNNCNCIQSQLTLTCTGFKTLQPVDPSILSVTNGVCLLINGKPLPPFGSVKFSYVWYPPFVMWPKSSTIGSCN comes from the exons ATGGCTACTACTAGTACAACCATCCAGTGTCTTCTATCTATCATCTTCCTTACTCTTGTTATCAaag GATCCTCCATAGGGTGTTCTTTGAACAACATAACTATTGGAACAACAAGGAGTGGGAGAGAAATAAACAACACGCCAGAGTGGAACGTGGTTGTGACCAACAACTGTAACTGCATACAGAGCCAATTAACGTTGACCTGTACAGGTTTTAAGACTCTACAACCCGTTGACCCTTCGATTCTTTCTGTCACAAATGGTGTTTGTCTTCTCATCAATGGAAAACCCTTGCCTCCTTTTGGTTCTGTTAAATTCTCTTATGTTTGGTATCCTCCTTTTGTTATGTGGCCTAAAAGCTCTACCATAGGATCTTGTAACTAA